In a single window of the Nocardioides sp. L-11A genome:
- a CDS encoding ABC transporter ATP-binding protein, with protein sequence MSALIELTGVRKTYRSGSVEFEALRGVDASVAVGEYVAVIGPSGSGKSTLMNLLGCLDVPTEGHYVLAGEDTAALDESALAVIRNRRIGFVFQQFHLLASMPAWRNVELPLVYAGVPRAERRERAVAALTRVGLADRVDHRPGELSGGQQQRVAVARALVTEPDLLLADEPTGNLDSSSTRDVLGLFDELHAAGRTIVLITHEPEVAARAQRNLVIDDGLITVDRATAVAGATR encoded by the coding sequence GTGAGCGCGCTGATCGAGCTCACCGGTGTCCGCAAGACCTACCGCTCCGGATCGGTCGAGTTCGAGGCCCTGCGTGGTGTGGACGCGTCCGTCGCGGTGGGGGAGTACGTCGCCGTGATCGGCCCCTCCGGCTCCGGCAAGTCGACGCTGATGAACCTGCTGGGCTGCCTGGACGTGCCGACCGAGGGGCACTACGTCCTCGCCGGGGAGGACACCGCCGCGCTGGACGAGTCGGCGCTGGCGGTCATCCGGAACCGCCGGATCGGCTTCGTGTTCCAGCAGTTCCACCTGCTCGCGTCGATGCCGGCGTGGCGCAATGTCGAGCTCCCGCTCGTGTACGCCGGCGTCCCGCGCGCCGAGCGTCGCGAGCGTGCGGTGGCGGCGCTGACCCGGGTCGGCCTGGCCGACCGCGTCGACCACCGTCCGGGGGAGCTGTCCGGCGGTCAGCAGCAGCGGGTCGCGGTCGCCCGCGCCCTGGTCACCGAGCCGGACCTGCTGCTCGCCGACGAGCCGACCGGCAACCTCGACTCGTCCTCGACCCGCGACGTCCTCGGTCTCTTCGACGAGCTGCACGCCGCCGGGCGCACGATCGTGCTGATCACCCACGAGCCCGAGGTCGCGGCCCGCGCCCAGCGCAACCTGGTCATCGACGACGGCCTGATCACCGTCGACCGTGCCACCGCCGTCGCCGGAGCGACCCGATGA
- a CDS encoding DUF5666 domain-containing protein, which yields MTRTLARPLAATAAGLALAVLLTACGSDEPAATGTDDAGGGGDGAGTDDAAGMRVMPGTFGQIAAVDGRVLQVRGQLSGQTAVTVTDSTTVTDQVAGSLADVRPGACVVVRSADTGTATGPIAATSVAVTAATEDGCAGPGGPGGPGGPGGPGDRGDRGDRGGPDDGPRPSALPSDLSTDRPPGMTGGFGAAGEVSALTDDGFVIEGGNGTVTVSVGGDTTYGRQVAADADALTRGRCVRVEGDADDAGAITATAIQVSDGVDGQCGR from the coding sequence ATGACCCGCACCCTCGCCCGCCCGCTCGCGGCCACCGCCGCCGGCCTCGCCCTCGCCGTCCTGCTCACCGCCTGCGGGAGTGACGAACCCGCCGCGACCGGCACCGACGACGCCGGCGGAGGCGGCGACGGCGCCGGGACCGACGACGCAGCGGGGATGCGCGTGATGCCCGGCACCTTCGGCCAGATCGCCGCCGTCGACGGCCGGGTCCTCCAGGTCCGCGGCCAGCTGTCCGGCCAGACGGCCGTCACGGTCACCGACAGCACGACCGTCACCGACCAGGTCGCGGGCAGCCTCGCCGACGTCCGGCCGGGGGCCTGCGTCGTGGTCCGCTCCGCCGACACCGGTACGGCGACCGGACCGATCGCCGCCACCTCCGTGGCCGTGACGGCGGCGACCGAGGACGGGTGCGCGGGACCGGGCGGTCCCGGCGGTCCCGGCGGTCCCGGCGGTCCCGGCGATCGGGGCGATCGGGGCGATCGGGGCGGTCCCGATGACGGACCGCGGCCGAGCGCGCTGCCCTCCGACCTGTCCACCGACCGGCCGCCGGGCATGACCGGCGGGTTCGGGGCCGCCGGCGAGGTCAGCGCGCTCACCGACGACGGCTTCGTCATCGAGGGCGGGAACGGCACGGTGACGGTGAGCGTCGGTGGCGACACGACGTACGGCCGCCAGGTCGCCGCCGACGCCGACGCCCTCACCCGGGGGCGCTGCGTGCGGGTGGAGGGCGACGCCGACGACGCCGGCGCGATCACCGCGACGGCGATCCAGGTCAGCGACGGGGTGGACGGCCAGTGCGGACGCTGA
- a CDS encoding HAMP domain-containing sensor histidine kinase codes for MTDLVPRSLTSRLVVTSVALVAVVSLLVGTVTTLGMRAWLTNRLDSDVASLTRGGPAGGPGGGLPNIFGADGTVRAFYADGVQQGSVLSFTGNGIQQRTLEPDVLALLADSGHDPTTVDLPGLGSYRVVRSRETRDGIAVVAGLPTQDVDEATSSLIQLEIVLALLGIVVAALAGTAVVRRQLRPLTEVAATAHAVAELPLDEGEIGVTERVPERLTDPRTEAGQVGLALNQLLAHVESSLSARHRSEQQVRQFVADASHELRTPLTTIAGYTELARRRGDTDTAAVALAKVEEEAGRMTALVEDLLLLARLDAGRPLATEPVDLTRLLLEAVDDARVVAPDHRWRIVLPDGGDPVETAGDEHRLHQVVTNLLANARTYTPAGTTVTVTVRADGFEVHDDGPGFPADLVDTAFERFTRGDSSRHRSDGGAGLGLALVQAIVSAHGGSVALRSTPGDTLVTVRL; via the coding sequence ATGACCGACCTGGTCCCGCGGTCGCTGACGTCGCGCCTCGTCGTGACCTCCGTGGCCCTGGTCGCCGTGGTGTCGCTGCTCGTCGGCACCGTGACCACGCTCGGCATGCGCGCCTGGCTGACCAACCGGCTCGACTCCGACGTCGCCTCCCTGACCCGGGGCGGTCCTGCGGGGGGACCCGGGGGTGGGCTGCCCAACATCTTCGGCGCCGACGGCACCGTGCGCGCGTTCTACGCCGACGGGGTGCAGCAGGGATCGGTCCTCTCCTTCACCGGCAACGGGATCCAGCAGCGGACGCTGGAGCCCGACGTGCTTGCGCTCCTCGCGGACAGCGGCCACGACCCGACCACCGTCGACCTGCCCGGCCTCGGCAGCTATCGCGTCGTCCGGTCCCGCGAGACCCGGGACGGCATCGCTGTCGTGGCCGGCCTCCCCACCCAGGATGTCGACGAGGCCACCTCCTCCCTCATCCAGTTGGAGATCGTTCTCGCCCTCCTCGGCATCGTGGTCGCGGCGCTCGCCGGCACCGCCGTCGTACGCCGCCAGCTGCGGCCGCTCACCGAGGTCGCCGCCACCGCGCACGCGGTGGCGGAGCTGCCGCTGGACGAGGGGGAGATCGGGGTGACCGAGCGCGTCCCCGAGCGGCTCACCGACCCGCGGACCGAGGCCGGCCAGGTCGGCCTGGCGCTCAACCAGCTGCTGGCGCACGTCGAGTCGTCCCTGTCGGCGCGACATCGCAGCGAGCAGCAGGTCCGCCAGTTCGTTGCCGACGCGTCCCACGAGCTGCGGACCCCGCTGACCACGATCGCCGGCTACACCGAGCTCGCTCGTCGCCGCGGTGACACCGATACCGCTGCCGTGGCGCTGGCGAAGGTCGAGGAGGAGGCCGGCCGGATGACGGCCCTGGTCGAGGACCTGCTGCTGCTCGCCCGGCTCGACGCCGGCCGACCGCTCGCCACCGAGCCCGTCGACCTGACCCGGCTGCTGCTCGAGGCGGTGGACGACGCCCGCGTCGTCGCGCCCGACCACCGGTGGCGGATCGTGTTGCCTGACGGCGGCGACCCGGTCGAGACGGCCGGCGACGAGCACCGGCTGCACCAGGTGGTCACCAACCTCCTGGCGAACGCGCGCACCTACACCCCGGCCGGTACGACGGTCACCGTGACCGTGCGTGCCGACGGCTTCGAGGTGCACGACGACGGCCCCGGCTTCCCGGCCGACCTGGTCGACACGGCCTTCGAGCGGTTCACCCGCGGCGACAGCTCACGGCATCGCTCGGACGGCGGGGCCGGTCTCGGCCTGGCCCTCGTGCAGGCGATCGTCAGCGCCCACGGGGGCTCCGTCGCGTTGCGGAGCACGCCCGGCGACACCCTGGTCACCGTGCGCCTCTGA
- a CDS encoding ABC transporter permease: MSWWETVRSGLAAIRAHRLRSALTVLGIVIGISSVILTVGLGQGAQREVEEQIDALGSNLLIVSPGSSTNGAGVRGGFGSASTLTIADATAIADPEVVPDAAAVAPAVTSSVSLVNGSTNWTTSLVGTTPPWLDVRSRELSAGRFFTVAEAAEGAAVAVIGADTAAELFGQLSPVGQQVTVDGTRVTVVGVLASSGASATGTSEDDLAVVPVGTASRLTGSTSTAVSTIYVEARSAATLAAAYQEVEALLATRHGVAAAEADFSIATQDSLVETANETNRTFTVLLAGVAGISLLVGGIGVMNIMLVSVTERVREIGLRKALGATPRVIRRQFLVEASLLGLTGGIVGVLIGIVGAQVLPRFIDQAVAVSLLATTAALATALALGVGFGVYPATRAARLTPIDALRSE; the protein is encoded by the coding sequence ATGAGCTGGTGGGAGACGGTCCGCTCCGGCCTGGCCGCCATCCGCGCGCACCGACTGCGCTCCGCGCTGACCGTCCTCGGCATCGTCATCGGCATCTCGTCGGTGATCCTCACCGTCGGTCTCGGCCAGGGGGCCCAGCGTGAGGTCGAGGAGCAGATCGACGCGCTCGGCTCGAACCTGCTCATCGTCTCGCCGGGCAGCAGCACCAACGGCGCGGGCGTGCGTGGTGGCTTCGGCTCGGCCTCGACCCTGACCATCGCCGACGCCACCGCGATCGCCGACCCGGAGGTCGTCCCCGACGCGGCCGCGGTGGCCCCAGCCGTCACCAGCTCGGTCTCCCTCGTCAACGGATCCACCAACTGGACCACCTCGCTCGTCGGTACGACGCCCCCGTGGCTCGACGTCCGCAGCCGCGAGCTCTCCGCGGGGCGGTTCTTCACCGTCGCCGAGGCCGCGGAGGGCGCCGCCGTCGCGGTGATCGGCGCCGACACCGCGGCGGAGCTGTTCGGTCAGCTGAGTCCGGTCGGCCAGCAGGTCACCGTCGACGGCACCCGGGTCACGGTCGTCGGCGTGCTCGCCTCCTCCGGTGCGTCGGCGACGGGCACGAGCGAGGACGACCTGGCCGTGGTCCCCGTGGGGACGGCGAGCCGCCTCACCGGCTCGACCTCGACCGCGGTCTCGACGATCTACGTCGAGGCCCGCAGCGCGGCGACCCTCGCGGCGGCGTACCAGGAGGTTGAGGCGCTGCTCGCCACCCGGCACGGCGTCGCCGCGGCCGAGGCCGACTTCTCGATCGCCACCCAGGACTCCCTGGTCGAGACCGCCAACGAGACCAACCGGACCTTCACGGTGCTGCTCGCCGGCGTCGCCGGCATCTCGCTCCTGGTCGGGGGCATCGGCGTCATGAACATCATGCTCGTCTCGGTCACCGAGCGGGTCCGCGAGATCGGCCTGCGCAAGGCGCTCGGCGCCACCCCTCGGGTGATCCGGCGCCAGTTCCTCGTCGAGGCGTCCCTGCTCGGCCTGACCGGTGGGATCGTCGGCGTCCTCATCGGCATCGTCGGCGCCCAGGTGCTGCCGCGGTTCATCGACCAGGCGGTCGCGGTCTCGCTGCTCGCGACCACGGCAGCTCTCGCCACCGCACTCGCGCTCGGCGTCGGCTTCGGCGTCTATCCCGCCACCCGAGCCGCCCGGCTGACCCCCATCGACGCCCTGCGCAGCGAATGA
- a CDS encoding PIG-L family deacetylase, giving the protein MAETPAPLLPLDEDWQRALCVVAHPDDMEFGAAAAVARWTGQGKHVVYCMVTSGEAGIDGLDPDACREVREAEQVRSAEVVGVDVVDFLRRPDGVLEYGVALRSVIAAEVRRHRPDIVITGNFRDTWGGRNLNQADHIAVGRAVLDAVRDAGNRWVFADQLGDGPDGLEPWGGVREVWAFGSPEATHAVDTTDTFDAGVESLKAHAAYIDGLGWENWDPREFLEGMARVAGSRLGVAFAAPFEVFPMGWGA; this is encoded by the coding sequence ATGGCCGAGACCCCTGCACCCCTCCTGCCGCTCGACGAGGACTGGCAGCGCGCCCTGTGCGTCGTGGCGCACCCTGATGACATGGAGTTCGGCGCCGCGGCCGCGGTCGCGCGCTGGACCGGACAGGGCAAGCACGTCGTCTACTGCATGGTGACCAGCGGCGAGGCCGGCATCGACGGCCTCGACCCGGACGCCTGCCGCGAGGTCCGCGAGGCCGAGCAGGTCCGCTCCGCCGAGGTCGTCGGCGTCGACGTGGTCGACTTCCTGCGCCGGCCCGACGGCGTCCTGGAGTACGGCGTCGCGCTGCGGAGCGTGATCGCCGCCGAGGTCCGGCGGCACCGGCCCGACATCGTGATCACCGGCAACTTCCGCGACACCTGGGGCGGCCGGAACCTCAACCAGGCCGACCACATCGCGGTCGGACGGGCCGTCCTGGACGCCGTACGGGACGCGGGCAACCGGTGGGTGTTCGCCGACCAGCTCGGCGACGGGCCGGACGGACTCGAGCCGTGGGGCGGCGTACGGGAGGTGTGGGCGTTCGGCTCCCCCGAGGCCACCCACGCGGTCGACACGACCGACACCTTCGACGCCGGGGTGGAGTCGCTGAAGGCACACGCGGCCTATATCGACGGGCTGGGCTGGGAGAACTGGGACCCGCGGGAGTTCCTCGAGGGCATGGCGCGGGTGGCGGGATCGCGGCTGGGTGTCGCGTTCGCCGCGCCGTTCGAGGTGTTCCCCATGGGCTGGGGAGCGTGA
- a CDS encoding response regulator transcription factor produces the protein MNQIATRPDGTPLRAVVVDDEVNIAELVAMALRYEGWVVETAHTGGDAVTAVRSHGPDVVVLDMMLPDLDGMEVLRRIRAGDPTVPVLFLTARDAVEDRVAGLTAGGDDYVTKPFSLEELVARLRALVRRAGTAVEQSRSALVVGDLVLDEDSREVTRAGEEIALTATEFELLRYLMRNPRRVLSKAQILDRVWNYDFGGQANVVELYISYLRKKVDAGRAPMIHTMRGAGYVLKPAG, from the coding sequence ATGAACCAGATCGCGACCCGCCCGGACGGCACCCCACTGCGTGCCGTGGTGGTCGACGACGAGGTCAACATCGCCGAGCTGGTGGCGATGGCGCTGCGCTACGAGGGCTGGGTGGTCGAGACCGCCCACACCGGCGGGGACGCGGTGACGGCGGTGCGCAGCCACGGCCCCGACGTGGTGGTCCTCGACATGATGCTGCCCGACCTGGACGGGATGGAGGTGCTGCGCCGGATCCGCGCCGGCGACCCGACCGTGCCGGTGCTCTTCCTCACCGCCCGCGACGCCGTCGAGGACCGGGTCGCCGGCCTCACCGCCGGCGGCGACGACTACGTGACCAAGCCGTTCTCCCTCGAGGAGCTCGTCGCCCGCCTCCGGGCGCTGGTACGCCGGGCCGGCACGGCCGTCGAGCAGAGCCGGTCCGCGCTCGTGGTCGGCGACCTGGTCCTCGACGAGGACAGCCGGGAGGTCACCCGGGCAGGCGAGGAGATCGCGCTGACCGCGACGGAGTTCGAGCTGCTGCGCTACCTGATGCGCAACCCGCGGCGGGTGCTGAGCAAGGCGCAGATCCTCGACCGGGTCTGGAACTACGACTTCGGCGGCCAGGCCAATGTCGTCGAGCTCTACATCTCCTACCTGCGCAAGAAGGTCGATGCCGGACGAGCGCCGATGATCCACACCATGCGGGGCGCCGGCTACGTGCTGAAGCCGGCCGGCTGA
- a CDS encoding biotin/lipoyl-binding protein yields the protein MIVSLLRRVRPPWRGRRRLVVSLAALVALSAVAGGWLLLRGDEPAAATSSTATVGTQTLRQTVTAAGTVAAARTAELAFDVSGTVTAVYVRPGDSVTKGQRLAAVDDEVLQAELDAADSALDAAEAARSEHVADGASTEQVAADRAAVLAAESRLVEARAAVEDAVLRATAKGTVTDVGIAVSDTVGGSSGGTGSGTGSGAGSGTGDDSAGTITVVSTGAFVVEATVSSGDVAKVTTGLQAEIAVSGVDETVYGTVQEVGLVAETDSAGAAVFPVTIKVTDRRDDLFGGTSADVTIVVSQRADVLTVDSRAIRTDGDGTYVEKVTDAATGASARTEVELGETSGMATEVLSGLGEGDLVVVPGFSGPGGAGGDREMQERMQQFREQMQQGGGMPPGGIVIDGGPAGATR from the coding sequence GTGATCGTCTCCCTACTCCGACGGGTCCGCCCCCCGTGGCGCGGACGCCGCCGCCTCGTCGTCTCCCTCGCCGCCCTGGTCGCCCTGTCCGCCGTCGCCGGTGGATGGCTGCTGTTGCGCGGCGACGAGCCCGCGGCCGCCACGTCGAGCACGGCCACGGTCGGCACCCAGACACTGAGGCAGACGGTGACCGCGGCCGGCACGGTCGCCGCCGCGCGGACGGCGGAGCTGGCGTTCGACGTGAGCGGGACCGTGACCGCGGTGTACGTGCGTCCCGGCGACTCCGTGACGAAGGGCCAACGGCTCGCGGCGGTCGACGACGAGGTGCTCCAGGCAGAGCTCGACGCCGCGGACAGTGCGCTCGACGCGGCCGAGGCGGCCAGGTCCGAGCATGTCGCGGACGGCGCCTCCACCGAGCAGGTCGCCGCCGACCGGGCCGCCGTCCTCGCCGCCGAGTCCCGGCTGGTCGAGGCTCGCGCGGCGGTGGAGGACGCCGTCCTGCGGGCCACGGCCAAGGGCACCGTCACCGACGTCGGCATCGCCGTCTCCGACACGGTCGGCGGCAGCAGCGGCGGCACCGGCAGTGGCACCGGTAGCGGCGCCGGCAGTGGCACCGGCGACGACAGCGCCGGCACGATCACCGTCGTGTCCACCGGCGCCTTCGTCGTCGAGGCCACGGTCTCCAGCGGTGACGTCGCGAAGGTGACGACCGGACTGCAGGCTGAGATCGCGGTCAGCGGCGTCGACGAGACCGTCTACGGCACCGTGCAGGAGGTGGGACTCGTCGCCGAGACCGACTCCGCCGGCGCCGCGGTCTTCCCCGTCACGATCAAGGTCACCGACCGACGCGACGACCTCTTCGGCGGTACGTCGGCCGATGTCACGATCGTCGTCAGCCAGCGCGCCGACGTCCTCACCGTCGACAGCCGCGCGATCCGTACCGACGGCGACGGCACCTACGTCGAGAAGGTCACCGACGCGGCCACCGGCGCGTCCGCCCGCACCGAGGTCGAGCTCGGCGAGACCAGCGGCATGGCCACGGAGGTGTTGTCGGGTCTCGGCGAGGGCGACCTCGTCGTCGTCCCCGGCTTCTCCGGCCCGGGCGGCGCCGGCGGCGACCGGGAGATGCAGGAGCGGATGCAGCAGTTCCGGGAGCAGATGCAGCAGGGCGGCGGGATGCCACCGGGCGGGATCGTGATCGACGGCGGCCCGGCCGGAGCGACCCGGTGA
- a CDS encoding biotin/lipoyl-binding protein, with the protein MRTLNRPRRLVVPLALLAVAGTGLAAYGAVAGDPVRYRTVQAAVGDVEQVLDLTGVVAATGRADLSFGTAGEVSRVPVAVGDRVEPGDVIAVLDRASLRAAVDRARADLASAKAQLADDRDAQTAAVATTATTAATTGTGPTPGAVTSKESKAAAPAATPDLGALTAQQDAVLAAQTSASTALATSTTALRTQQAACVATEAPVATETPADATAPADESAADPTDDACAEALAIVQSTQAATAAAQDALQRALSTLATTLTAALGDLTVGAGNAGNAGNAPSSTAAPSTADSGSPTPGGSSRTVTAATLAEDQAAIDRARADLTSARADLRAAVVRAPAGGTVSALSVAPGDDVAAGAAAAVVVAPGVTTVALEATESQAAQLAVGTPVAATPAGAGKSLSGVVGRVARVPTSSTDPGAEPTYRVEVALDRHDLTLPDGLPAAVEVVVARAADAVTVPASAVTDGTVTTLVDGAVRQVRVTTGIVGGTAVEILDGVDAGTEIVLADLDADLPSGDGQDQGPGGFGGGGLGGLGGGVRMGPPGGGITVRR; encoded by the coding sequence GTGCGGACGCTGAACAGGCCGCGGCGGCTCGTCGTACCGCTGGCGCTCCTCGCGGTCGCCGGCACCGGCCTCGCGGCGTACGGCGCGGTCGCGGGCGACCCGGTCCGCTACCGCACCGTTCAGGCCGCCGTGGGCGACGTCGAGCAGGTCCTCGACCTGACGGGGGTCGTGGCGGCCACCGGACGGGCGGATCTGTCCTTCGGCACGGCCGGTGAGGTGAGCAGGGTCCCCGTCGCCGTGGGCGACCGGGTCGAACCGGGTGACGTGATCGCCGTCCTCGACCGGGCGTCGCTGCGCGCTGCCGTCGACCGGGCCCGGGCCGATCTGGCGTCGGCGAAGGCGCAGCTCGCCGACGACCGGGACGCCCAGACCGCCGCGGTGGCCACGACAGCCACGACCGCGGCGACGACCGGGACCGGGCCGACCCCCGGCGCCGTGACGTCGAAGGAGTCCAAGGCCGCGGCGCCGGCCGCCACGCCCGACCTCGGCGCGCTCACCGCGCAGCAGGACGCCGTCCTGGCCGCCCAGACCTCCGCGAGCACGGCGCTGGCGACCTCCACGACGGCCCTGCGGACCCAGCAGGCGGCGTGTGTCGCGACCGAGGCGCCGGTCGCCACCGAGACCCCCGCCGACGCCACCGCGCCCGCTGACGAGTCCGCGGCGGATCCGACCGACGACGCCTGTGCCGAGGCCCTCGCCATCGTCCAGTCCACCCAGGCGGCGACCGCCGCGGCCCAGGACGCGCTCCAACGGGCACTCAGCACCCTGGCGACGACGCTCACCGCCGCGCTCGGCGACCTCACCGTCGGCGCCGGGAACGCCGGGAACGCCGGTAACGCCCCGTCCAGCACCGCCGCCCCGTCCACCGCCGACAGCGGCTCGCCGACGCCCGGCGGCAGCTCCCGCACGGTCACCGCGGCCACCCTGGCCGAGGACCAGGCCGCCATCGACCGCGCCCGCGCCGACCTGACGTCCGCCCGGGCCGACCTGCGGGCCGCGGTGGTCCGGGCGCCGGCGGGCGGCACGGTCTCCGCGCTGTCGGTGGCGCCGGGCGACGACGTCGCGGCCGGCGCCGCGGCCGCCGTGGTGGTCGCTCCCGGCGTGACGACCGTGGCGCTGGAGGCCACGGAGTCGCAGGCCGCGCAGCTCGCCGTCGGCACTCCGGTCGCGGCCACCCCCGCGGGCGCGGGCAAGTCGCTGTCCGGCGTGGTCGGCCGGGTCGCCCGGGTCCCCACCAGCAGCACGGACCCGGGCGCCGAGCCGACCTACCGCGTCGAGGTGGCGCTCGACCGGCACGACCTGACCCTCCCCGACGGCCTGCCGGCCGCGGTCGAGGTCGTCGTCGCGCGCGCCGCGGACGCCGTCACCGTGCCCGCGTCGGCGGTCACCGACGGCACCGTGACGACGCTGGTCGACGGAGCGGTGCGGCAGGTGCGGGTCACGACCGGCATCGTGGGCGGCACCGCGGTCGAGATCCTCGACGGGGTGGACGCCGGGACCGAGATCGTCCTGGCCGACCTCGACGCCGACCTGCCCTCCGGCGACGGTCAGGACCAGGGCCCCGGCGGCTTCGGCGGCGGTGGCCTCGGTGGCCTCGGTGGCGGCGTGCGGATGGGACCGCCGGGTGGCGGCATCACGGTCCGCCGGTAG
- a CDS encoding phosphotransferase produces the protein MSTSTWTSAVWATEEFRAELGAFLTAAVGVPERVELVSHRPWSAVWRVTAGGLTSYAKQNCPGQAHEARLMVRLARLAPEYVVPVLAADPDRDLLLTADLGPTVGARGGADLATWTRIASDAALLQRRLVGAVDDLGLTVLPPGDALTYVADAVGRLAALPPADPRRLAPEVAILLESLLPTVRQWAEVVEDLDLPSTLLHNDLHADNLVTAADGTLRCFDLGDALLGDPLAGLYVPLAVAQETLGLPTDDRRLRRIADAALEVWSDLAPPAALRAALPAALQLGRLARVESWRRCVATMTELERAEFGSAPALRLASLLDPAPLRT, from the coding sequence GTGAGCACGAGCACGTGGACGAGCGCGGTGTGGGCGACGGAGGAGTTCCGCGCCGAGCTCGGCGCGTTCCTGACCGCCGCTGTCGGCGTCCCCGAGCGCGTCGAGCTGGTCAGCCACCGGCCCTGGTCGGCGGTGTGGCGGGTCACGGCCGGCGGCCTGACGTCGTATGCCAAGCAGAACTGTCCGGGCCAGGCCCACGAGGCGCGGTTGATGGTCCGCCTGGCGCGGCTGGCCCCCGAGTACGTCGTCCCGGTCCTCGCCGCCGATCCCGACCGCGACCTGCTGCTGACCGCCGACCTCGGTCCCACCGTCGGCGCCCGCGGGGGTGCCGACCTCGCGACCTGGACCCGGATCGCCTCCGACGCCGCGCTCCTGCAGCGCAGGCTGGTCGGCGCCGTCGACGACCTCGGCCTCACGGTGCTGCCGCCCGGCGACGCACTGACCTACGTCGCCGATGCCGTGGGCCGCCTCGCCGCCCTGCCGCCCGCCGATCCGCGCCGGCTGGCCCCCGAGGTCGCCATCCTGCTCGAGAGCCTGCTGCCCACGGTGCGGCAGTGGGCCGAGGTCGTCGAGGACCTCGACCTGCCCTCGACCCTGCTCCACAACGACCTGCACGCCGACAACCTCGTGACCGCCGCTGACGGGACACTGCGCTGCTTCGACCTCGGCGACGCCCTCCTCGGCGACCCGCTCGCCGGGCTCTACGTCCCCCTCGCCGTGGCCCAGGAGACCCTCGGCCTGCCCACCGACGACCGCCGGCTGCGGCGGATCGCCGACGCCGCCCTGGAGGTCTGGTCCGACCTCGCCCCGCCGGCCGCGCTGCGCGCCGCCCTGCCCGCAGCGCTGCAGCTCGGCCGGCTCGCCCGCGTCGAGTCCTGGCGGCGCTGCGTCGCCACGATGACGGAGCTCGAGCGGGCGGAGTTCGGCTCCGCGCCCGCCCTCCGCCTGGCCTCGCTGCTCGACCCCGCGCCGCTGCGGACCTAG
- a CDS encoding DUF72 domain-containing protein, protein MGRIRVGTSGWAYASWRGDFYPKGLVQREELSYLAARMSSIEINGSFYALQRPSTYRRWRDAAPDDFVFAVKGSRFITHLKRLRDVEQGLTRFFDSGVRELGPKLGPVLWQLPASLPYDADLMGSFYGLLPGDMRHVVEFRHRSFCVDEAFTQLRRHGVGCVVSDSPGRWPMAEVVTSEVVHVRLHGHTQLYASGYAPRSLDRWAEKCRRWAERADVFVYFDNDARGRAPHDALALRERLDR, encoded by the coding sequence ATGGGTCGCATCCGTGTGGGCACGTCGGGCTGGGCGTATGCCTCCTGGCGCGGCGACTTCTACCCGAAGGGGCTGGTGCAGCGCGAGGAGCTCTCCTACCTGGCCGCTCGGATGTCGTCGATCGAGATCAACGGCTCGTTCTACGCCCTCCAGCGCCCCTCGACGTACCGCAGGTGGCGCGACGCCGCACCCGACGACTTCGTGTTCGCGGTCAAGGGCAGCCGGTTCATCACCCACCTCAAGCGGCTGCGGGACGTGGAGCAGGGCCTGACCCGCTTCTTCGACTCGGGCGTGCGCGAGCTGGGGCCGAAGCTCGGGCCGGTCCTGTGGCAGCTTCCCGCGTCGCTGCCCTACGACGCCGACCTGATGGGCTCCTTCTACGGGTTGCTGCCGGGGGACATGCGGCACGTCGTCGAGTTCCGGCACCGCAGCTTCTGCGTCGACGAGGCGTTCACGCAACTGCGCCGACACGGCGTCGGCTGTGTCGTCTCCGACTCCCCCGGACGCTGGCCGATGGCCGAGGTGGTGACCAGCGAGGTCGTCCACGTGCGGCTGCACGGTCACACGCAGCTCTACGCCAGCGGCTACGCGCCGCGCTCCCTCGACCGGTGGGCGGAGAAGTGTCGGCGCTGGGCGGAGCGGGCCGATGTCTTCGTGTACTTCGACAACGACGCCCGGGGCCGCGCGCCCCACGACGCCCTGGCGCTGCGCGAGCGACTCGACAGATGA